A genomic stretch from Natronomonas gomsonensis includes:
- a CDS encoding hemolysin family protein yields MFLTAGLLAIVGLVAVSAFFSSSEIALFSLEEHRLGTLATEPGGDVLVALREDPHRLLVTILVGNNVVNVAIASLATALLVDRFPGGLGVLLATLFASTVVLVFGEVVPKSYGVGNPESVALRVARPVKVVQTALYPVVVVFETVTDGINRLTGGGRDIERPYITREEIVALVETAEELGIVGGDEQAMIEQVFRFNTTAVGSVMVPRADVVAVDAAASVEDAIDACRSGRVTRLPVYEGDMDRVLGYVDIRDLVDAPADTSLQSLTNPALHVFEGQEIDEVLAELQASRTEVAIVYDEFGAVEGLVTTEDIVEEIVGEIFDIGEEAAVVALSPTTATARGTASTRSINDEIGTHLPEAGETVAGLLAERLDRPAEPGDVIEVADARLTVRTVGDNRIRRVHVERETEASLDGK; encoded by the coding sequence ATGTTCCTGACTGCGGGACTCCTCGCAATCGTCGGCCTCGTCGCAGTGAGTGCCTTCTTCTCCTCCAGCGAAATCGCGCTGTTCTCGCTGGAGGAACACCGACTCGGAACGCTCGCGACGGAACCGGGCGGCGACGTGCTGGTCGCGCTCCGGGAGGACCCCCACAGACTTCTCGTCACGATTCTCGTCGGCAACAACGTCGTCAACGTCGCCATCGCCTCGCTGGCGACGGCGCTTCTCGTCGACCGCTTCCCCGGCGGTCTCGGCGTCCTGCTCGCGACGCTTTTCGCCAGTACGGTCGTCCTCGTCTTCGGCGAAGTCGTCCCGAAATCCTACGGCGTCGGCAACCCCGAATCCGTGGCGCTCCGCGTCGCCCGACCGGTCAAGGTGGTCCAGACGGCGCTGTACCCCGTCGTGGTCGTCTTCGAGACGGTTACCGACGGCATCAACCGCCTCACGGGCGGCGGCCGCGACATCGAACGCCCCTACATAACCCGGGAGGAAATCGTCGCGTTGGTCGAGACCGCCGAGGAACTCGGCATCGTCGGGGGCGACGAGCAGGCGATGATAGAGCAGGTCTTTCGGTTCAACACGACGGCCGTCGGGAGCGTGATGGTGCCACGGGCCGACGTGGTCGCCGTCGACGCCGCCGCGAGCGTCGAAGACGCCATCGACGCGTGTCGCTCGGGCCGGGTCACTCGCCTCCCGGTGTACGAGGGCGATATGGACCGCGTCCTCGGCTACGTCGACATCCGCGACCTCGTCGACGCGCCGGCAGACACCTCGCTTCAGTCGTTGACCAACCCCGCACTCCACGTCTTCGAGGGCCAAGAGATAGACGAGGTGTTGGCCGAACTGCAAGCGAGCCGAACCGAGGTGGCCATCGTCTACGACGAGTTCGGTGCCGTCGAGGGACTGGTGACCACCGAAGACATCGTCGAGGAGATCGTCGGCGAGATATTCGATATCGGTGAGGAGGCGGCGGTCGTCGCCCTCTCGCCGACAACCGCGACCGCCCGCGGGACGGCCTCGACCCGGTCTATCAACGACGAAATCGGGACACACTTGCCGGAAGCAGGCGAGACGGTCGCCGGCCTACTCGCCGAGCGGTTGGACCGGCCGGCAGAACCGGGCGACGTAATCGAGGTGGCCGACGCCCGACTCACGGTCCGGACCGTCGGTGACAACCGCATCCGACGGGTCCACGTCGAACGGGAGACGGAGGCATCGCTGGACGGGAAATAA